In Bacteroidota bacterium, the following proteins share a genomic window:
- a CDS encoding Mrp/NBP35 family ATP-binding protein has product MITQEKVLEALRNVDDPDLKKDIVTLGMVRDIAIDEKNVSFRVVLTTPACPMKDMIQRACVNAIIHFVDKEANVKVKMDADVTSQRKDKNEILPNVKNIIAVASGKGGVGKSTIAANLAVGLVKLGAKVGLVDADIHGPSQTLMFDVVNEKPMMTQVDGKNKMLPVESYGVRLLSIGFFAQANQAVAWRGPMASKALQQLFTDANWGELDYMIVDLPPGTGDIHLSLVQNFPITGAIIVSTPQPVALADARKGVAMFRMSGINVPVIGLIENMSYFTPAELPQNKYYIFGKDGAKNLAEELNIPLLGQIPLVQSIRESGDVGRPAILQENTPQSIALMEMVQKAAQQIAIANEERKAKVETVV; this is encoded by the coding sequence ATGATTACACAAGAAAAAGTTTTAGAAGCGCTCCGTAATGTTGACGACCCGGATTTGAAAAAGGACATTGTCACTCTCGGTATGGTTCGTGACATTGCGATTGACGAAAAAAATGTTTCGTTCCGTGTTGTTCTCACAACTCCCGCCTGCCCGATGAAAGATATGATTCAGCGCGCTTGCGTGAATGCGATTATTCATTTTGTGGATAAGGAAGCGAATGTGAAAGTAAAAATGGATGCGGATGTTACTTCGCAACGAAAAGACAAGAATGAAATTCTTCCCAACGTAAAAAATATTATTGCCGTTGCTTCCGGAAAAGGAGGAGTGGGAAAATCCACCATCGCTGCAAATCTCGCAGTGGGCTTGGTAAAACTCGGAGCAAAAGTCGGATTGGTGGATGCAGATATTCACGGTCCTTCGCAAACACTGATGTTTGATGTTGTGAATGAAAAACCAATGATGACGCAAGTGGATGGAAAAAATAAAATGCTCCCGGTGGAAAGTTATGGAGTAAGACTTTTATCAATAGGATTTTTTGCGCAGGCGAATCAGGCGGTTGCGTGGCGCGGACCGATGGCATCCAAAGCGCTACAGCAACTTTTTACCGATGCAAATTGGGGAGAACTGGATTATATGATTGTGGATTTGCCTCCGGGAACAGGAGACATTCATCTTTCGCTCGTGCAGAATTTTCCGATTACCGGAGCGATTATCGTGAGTACTCCGCAGCCCGTTGCGCTTGCCGATGCGCGCAAAGGCGTTGCCATGTTCCGCATGAGCGGAATAAATGTTCCTGTGATTGGATTGATAGAAAATATGTCTTACTTCACTCCGGCTGAACTTCCGCAGAATAAATATTACATCTTCGGGAAAGACGGAGCAAAAAATCTGGCGGAAGAATTAAATATTCCCTTGCTCGGACAAATTCCGCTCGTGCAAAGCATTCGCGAATCAGGAGATGTTGGTCGTCCTGCGATTCTCCAGGAAAATACTCCGCAATCCATTGCGCTGATGGAAATGGTTCAAAAAGCCGCGCAGCAAATTGCCATTGCAAATGAAGAAAGAAAAGCGAAAGTGGAAACTGTTGTATAA
- a CDS encoding DUF4286 family protein, protein MFIYNVTVTIEKEIHEDWLRWMKEVHIPDVMNTKCFVENKICKLLADENEITYAIQYTFRKMEDINKYQKEFAIKLQKEHSEKFKDKFVAFRTILEIIE, encoded by the coding sequence ATGTTTATCTATAATGTAACTGTAACCATTGAAAAAGAAATCCACGAAGATTGGCTCCGCTGGATGAAAGAAGTTCATATTCCAGATGTGATGAATACAAAATGTTTTGTTGAGAATAAAATTTGCAAATTGCTTGCCGATGAAAATGAAATTACTTATGCCATTCAATATACATTCCGGAAAATGGAGGATATAAATAAATATCAGAAAGAGTTCGCGATAAAACTTCAGAAAGAACATTCGGAAAAATTCAAAGATAAATTTGTAGCATTTCGAACTATTCTTGAAATTATTGAATGA
- a CDS encoding TPM domain-containing protein yields the protein MPSAKKFFSAEQVKQIESAIHEAEKNTSGEIRVHIENKCRGEELHCAKIIFHKNNMHKTLLRNGILFYLAVRDRKFAVIGDGGIHKNVPENFWHTVRDKVLEKFKVEKFTEGLCEGIAMTGRELKKYFPHSSSDKNELSDEIIFGRK from the coding sequence ATGCCTTCTGCTAAAAAATTTTTCTCTGCCGAGCAGGTAAAGCAAATTGAATCTGCCATTCACGAAGCGGAGAAAAATACTTCGGGGGAAATTCGCGTTCATATAGAAAATAAATGCAGGGGAGAAGAACTGCATTGCGCAAAAATCATTTTTCATAAAAATAATATGCATAAAACTTTGCTGCGGAACGGAATTTTATTTTACCTAGCGGTGAGGGACAGAAAATTTGCCGTGATAGGTGATGGAGGAATTCACAAAAATGTTCCGGAAAATTTCTGGCACACGGTGCGCGATAAAGTTTTGGAAAAATTCAAAGTAGAAAAATTCACCGAAGGGCTCTGCGAAGGAATTGCCATGACGGGAAGAGAACTGAAAAAATATTTTCCGCATTCTTCTTCTGACAAGAATGAACTTTCAGATGAAATAATTTTTGGAAGAAAATGA
- a CDS encoding 2-C-methyl-D-erythritol 2,4-cyclodiphosphate synthase: protein MKIRVGLGYDVHPLEEGKDFFLGGIKIPHTKGAVGHSDADTLIHAICDALLGAANLGDIGNHFPDTSEELKGADSKNFLKQVYSMLKKNGYEIGNVDCTVALQQPKISPFIPEMKKIIAEILKMPLKNISIKATTTEHLGFVGREEGVEAHAVCLLMGY, encoded by the coding sequence ATGAAAATACGGGTTGGGCTTGGCTATGATGTACATCCGCTGGAGGAAGGAAAAGATTTTTTTCTGGGAGGAATAAAAATTCCGCATACCAAAGGAGCAGTCGGCCATTCAGATGCAGACACATTGATTCATGCCATTTGTGATGCGTTGCTGGGCGCAGCCAACCTGGGCGATATCGGCAATCATTTTCCCGACACCTCTGAAGAATTAAAAGGCGCTGACAGTAAAAATTTTTTGAAGCAGGTTTACAGCATGCTGAAAAAAAATGGCTATGAAATCGGAAATGTGGATTGCACCGTTGCACTCCAGCAACCAAAAATTTCTCCCTTCATTCCTGAAATGAAAAAAATAATTGCCGAAATTTTAAAAATGCCTCTCAAAAATATTTCCATCAAAGCCACCACCACCGAGCATCTTGGTTTTGTGGGAAGAGAAGAAGGCGTGGAAGCGCATGCGGTTTGTTTGCTGATGGGCTATTGA
- a CDS encoding NifU family protein, translating into MKEKISKIENALEQVRPFLKADGGDISLVEVTDDNIVRVKLLGACKGCSISNITMKAGIEEAIRNAVPEIRMVEAV; encoded by the coding sequence ATGAAAGAAAAAATTTCCAAAATAGAAAATGCGCTTGAGCAAGTTCGCCCGTTTCTGAAAGCGGATGGCGGAGATATTTCACTGGTGGAAGTTACCGATGATAATATTGTCAGGGTGAAATTGCTTGGTGCCTGCAAAGGATGTTCCATCAGCAACATTACCATGAAAGCGGGAATTGAAGAAGCCATAAGGAATGCCGTTCCTGAAATCCGTATGGTGGAAGCGGTTTGA
- the porV gene encoding type IX secretion system outer membrane channel protein PorV yields MTEKNIFSCNIILILSGLFFQTFCVAQSNQKVNIAGQDVSKTLNTITTAVPFLLITPDSRAGAMGDAGVATAPDANSMHWNPSKYAFVKKQTGISISYTPWLRALVPDISLAYLAGYYKLKKNGVIASSLRYFSLGDITFTDINAQVIGQFRPNEFAYDVGYATKLGEHFSGGGAIRYIHSNLTSNIIVQGSQTHAGNSVAADISGYYQGSEKDVNGKKTNWRFGANISNIGAKISYSDRGEKDFIPINMRIGSCYHVQLDDYNEISLAADFNKLLVPTPNPQDSNGSWKTKSVVSGMVGSFSDAPGGFNEELREINIGGGFEYWYAKQFALRAGYFNEPATKGGRKFINFGIGVKYSVFSLDFAYLVPTLQRHPLQNTLRFSLLFDFDAFKEKEPAPEGKN; encoded by the coding sequence ATGACAGAAAAAAATATTTTTTCCTGCAATATAATCCTGATTTTATCAGGGTTATTTTTTCAAACTTTTTGCGTTGCCCAAAGCAATCAAAAAGTAAATATTGCCGGGCAGGATGTCAGTAAAACCCTGAACACCATCACCACCGCAGTTCCCTTTCTTTTAATTACTCCCGATTCACGCGCTGGTGCCATGGGCGATGCCGGAGTTGCCACTGCGCCCGATGCAAACTCCATGCATTGGAATCCATCCAAGTATGCCTTTGTGAAAAAGCAAACAGGCATTTCCATTTCATACACGCCCTGGCTGCGCGCGCTGGTTCCCGATATTTCTCTTGCTTATCTTGCCGGATATTACAAGTTAAAGAAGAACGGAGTCATTGCATCCTCGCTTCGTTATTTTTCACTCGGAGATATAACTTTCACCGATATAAACGCCCAGGTTATCGGCCAGTTTCGCCCCAATGAATTTGCCTACGATGTGGGCTATGCAACCAAGTTGGGCGAACATTTTTCTGGCGGAGGCGCCATTCGCTACATTCATTCCAACCTCACCAGCAACATTATTGTGCAGGGTTCGCAAACACACGCGGGCAATTCAGTGGCGGCAGATATTTCAGGATATTACCAGGGAAGTGAAAAAGATGTGAACGGAAAAAAAACCAACTGGCGGTTTGGCGCTAACATTTCAAACATTGGCGCAAAAATTTCTTACAGCGACCGCGGAGAAAAAGATTTTATTCCCATCAACATGCGCATTGGCTCCTGCTACCATGTTCAGTTGGACGATTACAATGAAATTTCCCTCGCTGCCGACTTCAATAAACTTCTTGTTCCCACTCCCAATCCTCAGGATTCAAACGGTTCATGGAAAACCAAATCGGTGGTGAGCGGAATGGTCGGTTCTTTTTCCGATGCGCCCGGAGGATTTAACGAAGAACTCCGCGAAATAAATATTGGCGGTGGATTTGAATATTGGTACGCCAAGCAATTTGCCCTGCGTGCCGGCTATTTTAACGAGCCCGCCACAAAAGGCGGAAGAAAATTTATCAACTTTGGAATTGGCGTTAAGTATTCCGTGTTCAGTTTAGATTTTGCCTATCTTGTTCCCACCTTGCAGCGCCATCCGCTTCAAAACACGTTGCGCTTTTCACTGCTGTTCGACTTTGATGCGTTCAAAGAAAAAGAGCCCGCACCCGAAGGAAAAAATTAA
- the rsmA gene encoding 16S rRNA (adenine(1518)-N(6)/adenine(1519)-N(6))-dimethyltransferase RsmA: MSSFVSPKKHLGQHFLRDENIARKIVSSLSKKNYKTIVEVGAGTGVLTKYLLQEKDLELFVVEIDKESISFLKKNHPILKDRMIEKDFLEFSSEWLPSAINHQPFSIIGNFPYNISSQILFKVLECRNQIPEVVGMFQKEVAQRIASPPGNKTYGILSVLMQAFYKIEYLFTVNENVFIPPPKVKSAVICLTRNETEKLNCDEKLFFEVVKTAFNQRRKTLRNALSKFEIKNSKSEILNKRAEQLSVNDFVELTKEISSFSLYGRANYFKTPKLSNS; encoded by the coding sequence ATGAGTTCTTTTGTCTCCCCCAAAAAACATCTCGGGCAGCATTTTCTGCGCGATGAAAATATTGCCAGGAAAATAGTTTCATCCCTTTCGAAAAAAAATTACAAAACAATTGTAGAGGTTGGCGCTGGAACAGGTGTACTGACAAAGTATCTTTTGCAGGAAAAAGATTTGGAACTTTTCGTAGTTGAAATTGATAAAGAATCAATTTCTTTTCTCAAAAAAAATCATCCCATACTAAAAGACAGAATGATTGAAAAAGATTTTCTTGAATTTTCTTCTGAATGGTTGCCATCTGCCATCAACCATCAACCATTTTCCATCATAGGAAATTTCCCTTACAATATTTCTTCGCAAATTCTTTTCAAAGTTCTCGAATGCAGAAATCAAATTCCCGAAGTGGTAGGAATGTTTCAGAAAGAAGTTGCCCAGCGCATTGCGTCTCCTCCCGGAAATAAAACATATGGCATTCTCAGCGTGCTCATGCAGGCGTTTTATAAGATTGAATATTTATTTACAGTAAATGAAAATGTTTTCATTCCACCGCCAAAAGTTAAATCGGCAGTGATTTGTTTGACGAGAAATGAAACTGAAAAATTAAACTGCGATGAAAAATTATTTTTTGAAGTGGTGAAAACCGCTTTCAACCAGCGTAGAAAAACTTTGAGGAATGCACTTTCGAAATTCGAAATTAAAAATTCAAAATCCGAAATTCTCAACAAACGAGCGGAACAATTATCCGTAAATGATTTTGTAGAACTGACAAAAGAAATTTCTTCTTTCTCCCTTTATGGCCGGGCAAACTATTTCAAAACTCCCAAACTATCTAATTCCTGA
- a CDS encoding DUF4907 domain-containing protein, translating to MKKFFILPVIIFFFACSSGSVKNKKETADSSSVKKPEQAMTPQEKEMQEMKEMAEKQKKQPQENPYKNAKIEVKIIDNTKSKNADDVKVSGFGYDIYIFDALYVHQPNVPAINGNRGFKTKEQAKNAGELVAYKIKNNIMPPSVTIQELDSLGVLK from the coding sequence ATGAAAAAGTTTTTTATCCTTCCCGTAATTATTTTTTTCTTCGCTTGCAGCAGCGGCAGCGTCAAGAATAAAAAAGAAACTGCTGATTCTTCTTCCGTAAAAAAACCGGAACAGGCAATGACCCCGCAGGAAAAAGAAATGCAGGAGATGAAAGAGATGGCGGAGAAACAAAAAAAACAGCCGCAGGAAAATCCTTATAAGAATGCAAAGATTGAAGTGAAAATCATAGACAACACAAAATCAAAAAATGCCGATGACGTGAAAGTGAGTGGATTTGGCTATGACATTTATATTTTTGACGCGCTGTATGTACATCAACCAAATGTTCCGGCAATCAATGGCAACCGCGGATTCAAAACTAAAGAGCAGGCGAAGAACGCAGGCGAACTAGTCGCATACAAAATAAAAAATAATATTATGCCGCCCAGCGTTACTATTCAGGAATTAGATAGTTTGGGAGTTTTGAAATAG
- a CDS encoding 1-deoxy-D-xylulose-5-phosphate synthase, producing the protein MPYQAGPLLEKINYPSDLRKLKEEELPQLCNELRQFIIDVVSEKGGHFGASLGVVELTVAVHYVFNTPDDLLVWDVGHQAYGHKILTGRRKKFHTNRIYKGISGFPKRSESEYDTFGVGHSSTSVSAGLGMAVANRHKKENKKVIAVIGDGAITAGLAFEGLNNAGTENADLLVILNDNCMSIDPNVGAMKEYLTDITTSHTYNKFKDEIWNLLSNFGKSAQEIASKIENSTKAFFLKQSNLFEALKFRYFGPIDGHDVLRLVKILRDLKDIPGPKILHALTVKGKGYKFSEDGDPTVWHAPGLFNKETGEIVKSKSTSPQPPKYQDVFGHTMVELAEKNPKIVGITPAMPSGSSLNIMMKAMPNRAFDVGIAEQHAVTFSAGLATQGLIPFCNIYSSFMQRAYDQVIHDVAIQKLKVIFCLDRGGVAGADGPTHHGAYDFAYFRCIPNMIVSAPMNEEELRNLMYTAQLDEVKLPFSIRYPRGNGVMADWKKPFSKIEIGKGRKIKDGDDIAILTIGHPGNFAVNACFELQNQGIDCAHYDLRFVKPLDENLLHEVFSKYEKIITVEDGCIVGGMGSAILEFMAENNYHAQVKRLGIPDKVIEHGEQKELYAECGYDANAIIKTAVELVGVKKEMVG; encoded by the coding sequence ATGCCCTACCAAGCCGGACCACTTTTAGAAAAAATAAATTATCCTTCGGACTTACGCAAGCTGAAAGAAGAAGAATTGCCTCAGCTTTGCAATGAACTGCGTCAGTTTATCATTGATGTTGTTTCAGAAAAAGGCGGGCACTTTGGCGCATCGCTCGGAGTGGTGGAACTTACGGTGGCGGTGCATTATGTTTTCAATACTCCCGATGATTTGCTTGTGTGGGATGTCGGTCACCAGGCGTACGGACATAAAATTCTTACCGGCAGAAGAAAAAAATTTCACACGAATCGAATTTACAAAGGCATCAGCGGATTTCCGAAGCGAAGCGAAAGCGAATACGATACGTTTGGCGTTGGGCATTCTTCTACTTCTGTTTCGGCAGGATTGGGAATGGCGGTTGCGAATCGCCACAAAAAAGAAAATAAAAAAGTTATTGCAGTGATTGGCGATGGAGCGATCACTGCCGGTCTTGCGTTTGAAGGACTGAACAATGCCGGAACAGAAAATGCTGACCTGCTCGTCATTCTCAACGATAACTGCATGAGCATTGACCCGAATGTGGGCGCGATGAAAGAATATTTGACCGACATCACCACTTCGCATACTTACAATAAATTCAAGGATGAAATCTGGAACCTGCTGAGCAACTTTGGAAAAAGCGCTCAGGAGATTGCTTCTAAGATTGAAAATTCTACTAAAGCATTTTTTCTCAAGCAAAGTAATTTATTCGAGGCGCTCAAGTTCCGCTACTTCGGCCCGATAGACGGGCATGATGTGCTTCGCCTCGTAAAAATTCTCCGCGACTTAAAAGATATTCCGGGACCAAAAATTCTTCATGCACTTACTGTGAAAGGAAAAGGATATAAATTTTCTGAAGATGGCGACCCTACCGTTTGGCACGCACCCGGATTATTTAATAAGGAAACAGGAGAGATTGTAAAATCAAAATCAACGTCTCCTCAGCCGCCAAAATACCAGGATGTGTTCGGCCACACAATGGTTGAACTCGCGGAAAAAAATCCGAAGATTGTTGGAATCACTCCGGCAATGCCTTCGGGTTCTTCTTTAAATATTATGATGAAGGCAATGCCCAACCGAGCATTTGATGTTGGAATTGCCGAGCAGCATGCAGTAACTTTTTCTGCGGGACTTGCCACGCAGGGATTGATTCCGTTCTGCAATATTTATTCTTCGTTCATGCAGCGCGCCTACGACCAGGTGATTCACGATGTCGCAATTCAAAAACTGAAAGTTATTTTTTGTTTGGATAGAGGTGGAGTTGCTGGAGCTGACGGTCCTACACATCACGGAGCATATGACTTTGCTTATTTCCGCTGTATTCCGAATATGATTGTAAGTGCACCGATGAATGAAGAAGAATTGAGAAACTTAATGTACACCGCTCAACTCGATGAAGTAAAACTTCCTTTTTCTATCCGCTATCCCAGAGGAAACGGTGTAATGGCGGATTGGAAAAAACCATTTTCAAAAATTGAAATCGGAAAAGGAAGAAAAATAAAAGACGGAGATGACATTGCAATTCTCACTATTGGCCATCCCGGAAATTTTGCGGTGAATGCTTGCTTCGAATTACAGAATCAGGGAATTGATTGTGCGCATTATGATTTGCGTTTTGTAAAACCGCTCGATGAAAATTTGCTTCATGAAGTTTTTTCAAAGTACGAAAAAATAATTACGGTGGAAGACGGCTGCATTGTTGGCGGAATGGGAAGCGCTATTTTAGAATTCATGGCGGAAAATAATTATCACGCGCAGGTAAAACGGCTCGGCATTCCTGATAAAGTGATTGAGCACGGTGAGCAAAAAGAATTGTATGCTGAGTGTGGATACGATGCCAATGCGATTATTAAAACTGCTGTTGAATTAGTTGGGGTGAAAAAAGAGATGGTTGGATAA
- a CDS encoding TPM domain-containing protein has protein sequence MKRVLFFTFAFLLFTFAFASSDCIPDKPSPPRLVNNFSKQFPDFLSEWEEEELEQKLEQFSKETSNQIVIVIVDDLCGTDANSFSTQLGHKWAVGQGKFDNGVVVMIKPTGGAGQRDAYIAVGYGLEGAIPDITSKQIVDNEILPEFKSGNFYDGLNSATDVLISLAKKEYSYKDYGGKKENWFPFLFGILFFILLFYFVFRNSRGYTMTSSGGRTYYGGGWSSWGGGGFGGGGGSGGFGGFGGGGFGGGGAGGKW, from the coding sequence ATGAAAAGAGTTTTGTTTTTCACTTTTGCCTTTTTACTTTTTACTTTTGCCTTTGCTTCCAGCGATTGCATTCCCGACAAACCTTCTCCTCCGCGCCTTGTAAATAATTTTTCAAAACAGTTCCCCGATTTTCTTTCCGAATGGGAAGAAGAAGAACTCGAACAAAAACTCGAACAGTTCAGCAAAGAAACTTCCAACCAGATTGTGATTGTGATTGTGGATGACTTGTGCGGAACAGATGCAAATTCTTTTTCCACGCAACTCGGGCATAAGTGGGCGGTTGGGCAGGGAAAATTTGATAACGGAGTTGTGGTGATGATAAAACCTACAGGCGGTGCAGGACAGCGCGATGCATACATTGCTGTCGGCTATGGATTGGAAGGCGCAATTCCTGATATCACTTCAAAACAAATTGTAGATAATGAAATCCTTCCGGAGTTCAAGAGCGGAAATTTTTATGACGGATTAAATTCGGCAACAGATGTTTTGATTTCGCTCGCGAAAAAAGAATATAGTTACAAAGATTACGGAGGGAAAAAAGAAAACTGGTTTCCGTTTTTATTTGGCATTTTATTTTTCATTCTGCTTTTTTATTTTGTATTCCGCAACTCGCGCGGCTACACGATGACTTCCAGCGGTGGAAGAACTTATTACGGTGGCGGCTGGAGCAGCTGGGGTGGCGGAGGATTTGGCGGTGGAGGTGGAAGCGGAGGTTTCGGAGGATTTGGCGGAGGAGGATTTGGTGGCGGTGGAGCAGGAGGCAAGTGGTGA
- a CDS encoding DNA-3-methyladenine glycosylase I gives MNRCPWPSNDALMIKYHDEEWGKPLHDDNKLFEFLILESFQAGLSWRTVLHKRENFRKAFAKFDAKKVSKFDKKKFNSLMQDAGIIRNRLKIEAAINNAKCFLSIQKEFGSFDKYVWGFVNHTSIINKPQSLKHLPAKTSISDKMSEDMRKRCFKFRGSTICYAFMQAVGMVDDHLVGCDCKRK, from the coding sequence ATGAATCGCTGCCCTTGGCCATCGAATGATGCACTCATGATTAAATACCATGATGAAGAATGGGGGAAACCTTTGCACGATGACAATAAACTTTTTGAGTTTTTAATTTTAGAATCTTTCCAGGCGGGATTAAGCTGGAGAACGGTTTTGCATAAGCGCGAGAATTTCCGCAAGGCATTTGCCAAATTCGATGCAAAGAAAGTTTCTAAGTTCGACAAAAAGAAATTTAATTCTCTGATGCAGGATGCAGGAATCATTCGCAACAGATTAAAAATAGAGGCAGCAATCAATAACGCAAAATGTTTTTTATCTATTCAGAAAGAGTTTGGTTCTTTTGACAAATATGTCTGGGGATTTGTAAATCATACATCTATTATCAATAAACCGCAATCGTTAAAACATCTTCCTGCAAAAACTTCCATCAGCGACAAAATGAGCGAAGACATGCGCAAGCGCTGTTTTAAATTCCGCGGTTCAACCATTTGTTATGCGTTCATGCAGGCGGTGGGAATGGTGGATGACCATTTGGTTGGATGTGATTGCAAGAGGAAATAA
- a CDS encoding LemA family protein: MRKFLVWGIFFFLLLMILFSGCNSYNSMNSKEKNVTAKWAEVENAYQRRNDLIPNLVAVVKNYADFEKSTLEAVINARANATKITLDPTKLDAESLQKFQQAQGQVSTALGRLLVVAEQYPDLKANQNYMDLQTQLEGTENRITTARKYFIDAVQEYNTEISSFPDKLWSGTFGFKEHATFQMKEGADVPPDVNSLFKK, from the coding sequence ATGCGCAAGTTTCTCGTCTGGGGAATTTTCTTTTTTCTCCTTCTTATGATTCTCTTTTCTGGTTGTAATTCTTACAACAGTATGAATAGTAAAGAAAAAAATGTTACTGCAAAATGGGCGGAAGTTGAAAATGCCTATCAACGTAGAAATGACTTAATACCAAATCTTGTTGCTGTTGTTAAGAATTATGCGGATTTCGAAAAATCAACTCTCGAAGCAGTTATAAATGCTCGCGCAAACGCAACAAAAATCACACTTGACCCAACTAAGCTTGATGCGGAGTCACTTCAAAAATTTCAGCAAGCACAGGGGCAGGTAAGCACTGCATTGGGGAGACTATTAGTAGTTGCAGAACAATATCCTGATTTAAAGGCCAATCAAAATTATATGGACTTACAAACTCAATTGGAAGGAACAGAAAACAGAATAACTACTGCAAGAAAATATTTTATTGATGCTGTTCAAGAATATAATACAGAAATCTCTTCTTTCCCTGATAAACTTTGGTCTGGCACATTTGGTTTTAAAGAACATGCAACATTCCAAATGAAAGAAGGAGCAGATGTTCCTCCAGATGTAAATTCTCTATTTAAGAAATAA
- a CDS encoding SRPBCC domain-containing protein, with product MKTKTVEQKVTFENIFPEEVYHAFMDSKKHSAFTGAKATISKKAGGKYSAYDGYHGGVNLELIPGKKIVQSWHASNWPKGHFGKATFSLKKTKTGTQLSLVHAGIPDYDYKAINNGWKEYYWKPMKKYFALQKQKS from the coding sequence ATGAAGACGAAAACAGTAGAACAAAAAGTAACTTTTGAAAATATTTTTCCCGAAGAAGTGTACCATGCATTTATGGATTCAAAAAAGCACAGCGCATTCACAGGAGCAAAGGCAACCATCAGCAAAAAAGCGGGAGGAAAATATTCTGCGTATGATGGTTATCATGGCGGAGTGAATCTTGAATTAATTCCCGGAAAAAAAATTGTGCAGTCGTGGCACGCGAGCAACTGGCCGAAAGGACATTTTGGGAAAGCAACTTTTAGTTTGAAGAAAACTAAAACAGGAACGCAACTTTCACTTGTTCATGCAGGCATTCCGGATTACGATTATAAAGCCATTAACAACGGCTGGAAAGAATATTACTGGAAGCCGATGAAAAAATATTTCGCTTTACAAAAACAGAAATCATAA
- a CDS encoding membrane protein insertion efficiency factor YidD, with amino-acid sequence MRRQLNKKFLVSIFLLLICSISIAQKKNDKELLLKQNFSQSQFESKRKVTFLLSRKKNPGIRYNPVSLAFGSLLFVYQKFLSPQISTNCPYNPSCSSFSKNALLRYGLIKGIALSSDRLMRCNNLAAHDITFLDFKDGKIDDAPEKYRLK; translated from the coding sequence ATGCGAAGACAATTAAATAAAAAATTCCTGGTTTCTATTTTTCTTCTTCTGATTTGTTCTATTTCCATAGCGCAGAAAAAAAATGACAAAGAACTTTTGTTGAAGCAGAATTTTTCTCAATCACAGTTTGAATCAAAAAGAAAAGTAACTTTTCTTCTGTCACGGAAAAAAAATCCGGGTATCCGCTACAATCCTGTTTCGCTTGCATTCGGAAGTTTGCTTTTTGTTTACCAGAAATTTTTATCTCCGCAGATTTCCACCAACTGCCCGTATAATCCGAGTTGCTCTTCGTTCAGCAAAAATGCTCTTCTCCGCTATGGATTAATCAAAGGTATTGCGCTTTCTTCCGACCGGCTCATGCGCTGCAATAATTTAGCCGCACACGATATAACTTTTCTCGATTTCAAGGATGGAAAAATTGATGACGCTCCTGAGAAATACAGATTGAAATGA